The Camelina sativa cultivar DH55 chromosome 16, Cs, whole genome shotgun sequence sequence taacatttttAATTGGTTAGTCTTGTAATATCAACATGCATTAATATAAAACGTGAAGCAGTGCACATATACGAATATGAGGGACATAAGCTATCGatccattaaaagaaaaaatcatttcatCATATAAAATAGTTTCTAGATGAAAGAGACATCACCttcagaaaaacaaatatttttctttttaaattcgACCACTTTATGATTAACTTAACATAAATGATAAATCCTGATGTCAgaatgatttaaaaaaagaaaaggaatgaaCCCAATTATCGTGAGGACATTACAGCTTGGTTACACTTTATGTTACTTGATACTACtattcataatttataatcATTTATTAATTAGGGGGAGATATTTATCATTTATGGgtagtaaaaagaagaagagaaggctaAAATGAAAGTCACTGGGTTGGTTGGCACTAGAGAGTGGGATTGGTGTGCAAAAAGGGAGGTAGAGTCCCCACATCCATGTGATGTGGATTCGGATGATCTCATTCCCCAAACTCTCTCTAGTCACTTGCAATCCATTTCTGACGCATGCGAAAATACTACACGAGCTAGCACTcgttttaaaattgatatatctccaaacttttatatttcttactTACGTTAATAAGTGATGAGAATTAGATTTGATCAAGAAGTTTAAACCGGTTTTGGTTTATACTTGTTGGGACTATAACCGACAAGTGAGctaattttgaatttgttttcggTTAATAGGATTGTTGTGTCAAAGTATGCCTACAAAGATAGTGAACTGCAATTGCTAGTCGAGACTCGAGACATAGAGATCTCAATCGACATCCCAATAGCCCACAAAAATCTCACgcgtctttttttttaagttggcTTCTCcctttcaaatttttagtttttttttttctcttctaatAGTGCAGTATattcacaatatatatatatatatatatatatatactacaaactGGCGTcatataattcaaaaatgaaTCGTCaaattatttcaattttgatagatttttgatttatttatactataaaaatttaaaaattatcacacaaaaataaactagCGGTTACAATTTGATGTGTTGTACATTTGCAGATAATACATAAACAAACGCTTATTCAAACAAATAAGTTGTGGATGGTACTTATGCACCAAACAACATTAGATTTTGTGTGTTAGCGATATTGATCCGCACAATTGAGTCTTGAAAGCCAGTATACACTAgtataaatttgagaaattgtGGCGACGATTAAAAAACAGATACCACCATAAAAACAGATATCTTCAAAATTTATAAGGAAATAGTGATCCACTTTTTATCATGTTTCATCTCTACACAAACTTAGGTGAATAGTtcatactattaaaaaaatcatattttctatatatagtatgtgcataaaattaaattatactaGAATACATCTTGTTCTACAAAATGGATTGATGTTTTCTCCAAAAATtgattgtaatttattttaaaatattatactattGTTTAAGATAGTATTTGCTTTTAATATTGAAATACGTACATACATCTTTGtaaatttgatatgtatattttgtatgtacGTATGttatcaaataaacaaattgaatgatagcagaaaaaaaaatagtatgtaaaTTAGATGGTTGTGTAATTGAATTTAGTTTTTTACAACTACATTCactaaactcttttgtttttaccgCGATTAATAATGTTTCTAGGTTCATGGCCGCATAGATTAACCTCAGTTACCTAATGCTTAATTTGTATAGACCATTTACCTAATGTAATtgaatcgttttttttttttttttttggtatagtcCATTTAcctaatgtttaatttgttcatgTTCATGTTCGTTCTCTCCTAGTGTTCGTTcgattaacaaaaaattaaaagttaccGAAATGGTAGAATTAGTAAACTAGAATGAGTGTCGGTTGAAGCATTGTCACATCTTGAAAGATATCAAATTCCCATGATATTACTAAATAATGAACCGGAATCCAGAAACTCAATCCGGTCCACGTAAACCAAATCTGGTTTAACTCGTGGCTGGTAAAACAGTAGACGTCAGTCGCGTTCCTTTATAGATCTCGTACGGACGAGAGCCACTATAAAGAAcccaattaatttttataaacccaaaaaagcCTATAAATATTGCCCTCTTGGTTAATACCATTTCCAACACTTACACAAGTTTacttacaacaaacaaaatatattaaacatagtTAACTATTACAAGCAACAACACTCAAGAACATGGAGGAGGAGCAGAGCAAGAACAAGattagtgaagaagaaaaagcactTCATGGAAGACGAACCCGACCAAAGGGTGGAATGATCACCATGCCCTTCATCTTCGGTATcacaataaaaatatcaatatgaCTGTTATCTATTTGatcttttatgaaaaaattatgaAGTTGATAATAATCTCTAATGATATATTCAGCGAACGAGATATGTGAGAAATTAGCGGTGGTTGGGTTTCACGCAAACATGATAAGCTATTTAACAACACAGCTTCACCTTCCGTTAACCAAAGCAGCCAACACTCTCACAAACTTCGCCGGAACTTCCAGTCTTACTCCTCTTATCGGTGCCTTTGTCGCCGACTCTTTCGCCGGCCGCTTCTGGACCATCACTTTTTCTTCCATCATCTACCAAATAGTGAGTTCTTTTACACAACTACCATTGTAATAAACTAACGTTTAGTGTCTTTATGACCAGACTTGATCTAGTAGTTTCCGTTTTCTAGATCATTCTTTATTATTCTAATTAACGAgaaaatttattgtaaaataCAGGGGATGACGTTGCTTACGGTATCGGCAATAGTACCGACGCTAAGGCCACCACCATGTCATGGAGAAGAGGTTTGTGTAGTAGCAGACACAGCACAATTGAGTATATTGTACGTAGCTCTTCTTCTTGGGGCTCTCGGGTCGGGTGGGATCCGACCATGTGTTGTTGCTTTTGGAGCTGATCAGTTCGACGAGTCGGATCCTAATCAAACCACCAAAACCTGGAAGTACTTCAACtggtatattttttatatctttctaCGTGTCAATAACTAAAACCTTTAATAGATCCCTGAAGATTTTAACAACTGCTCAAATTGGCTGTAAATTAaggtttttaattattgaaataGTACTAGGATTACCTAACATGTTTGAAACATATACTACTGTATTTTTGTCTTAAACTAAGAGACTATATAGCTAACAACTTTGTAACATAAGTACATAACTATTTAAGTAAAAAATTGCAGCTATTAGCTACTTAatcatttttctattaaaaagtTTTCTAGACGtttatgataaaatatttatttacaagtGTTTTGATGGTAACTCAATGTGttattaatcttcttcttacccgaaaaagaaagaacaagttccTCGCTaggtttcaaaattaaaatgtatagtTTTGACTTATTCGAATCCGAAATAATGAATTATGTTGATGTGTTGGAAATCTAGGTACTACTTTATTATGGGTGCGGCAGTTTTACTAGCGGTGACGGTTCTTGTGTGGATCCAAGATAACGTTGGGTGGGGTCTAGGTTTGGGCATCCCGACAGTAGCTATGTTCTTATCCGTTATTGCTTTTGCCGGTGGTTTCAAACTTTACCGTCACTTGGTTCCCGCGGGTAGTCCGTTTACCCGCTTGATCCAAGTGGGAGTCGCGGCATTTCGCAAAAGAAAACTTAGGATGGTTTCTgatccttctcttctctattcCAACGATGAGATTGATGCTCCTATCTCCTTAGATGGTAAACTCACCCATACCAAACATATGAGGTAATATATTCTACTCATGGCTCTTCTTGTCTATGTTCTAATTCATTATCCCtctatataaatgtttaatatcaACCTCGGAATGAATATGATTAtcgaattattttattataagatAGTGTAATTGTTTGACTATTTATCCAGATAGTAGTCACGAGGAGACGTATTAGAATCTGAATCTAAAAGAACTGATATATATGTCAATAGGACCTGAAGACTAGAAATCAAATATAGTAACGCAAACAATTGAGTAATCGTACAACAACTCGTCCACTAGGTGAAACCAGACAAATTAGAGGTAAAACCACAAAAATGCATACATCATATATAATTGTAATCGGTGATTCATTGTAGCGAAAGGGAAATtccaaaaacaagaagacaacatatattaaaagttgtcattttcttttggCATATGCATGAGCAATAATTGGATTTATTGGACCCATTTCGAAAATAGTAAGACTTAGATAATCAAATAGTAAATGACTGGCCTAAATCCTTTTCATGTGTCACTTATTTTTCTTGcttaattttcaaaacataaGACTTTGAATGGttgtagattttaaaatacaattttgaaattgtttttgttttaaaattattttctttttcgtaagatttatgtttttttttttttatctattcaAGTTCTTACATGTTTCGTTATCCTAcctactaaatttttttttcttctttataataTTCTTctattaaaactaaaactattttatttgaatgttttaaagaaaaatcataCATCAAAAAACTAACACTACAATCTCAAGAAAGTAAAaccaaattataatattaacaaCACATCCTAACATTTTTACcaatatatttaaaaccaaaatagaattgcattttatcttataattaacTAACTCTGTACTCTTATATTGTAGTTTCTTGGACAAGGCGGCAATAGTGACAGAGCAAGACAATATGAAACCAGGTCAAATCCCCAACTATTGGAGGCTAAGCACAGTCCACCGGATCGAAGAGCTCAAATCAGTGATCCGAATGGGTCCAATAGGAGCCTCAGGGATTCTCCTAATCACAGCCTATGCTCAACAAGGAACTTTCTCTTTACAACAAGCCAAAACCATGAACCGTCACCTCACAAAATCTTTCCAAATCCCAGCCGGTTCAATGTCCGTCTTCACCACTGTCGCAATGCTCAGCACAATCATCTTTTACGACCGCGTTTTCGTCAAGGTAATCCGTAAATTCACGGGACGCGAGAGAGGCATCACTTACCTCACCCGTATGGGAATCGGATTCGTAATCTCGATCATCGCCACGCTTGTTGCTGGATTCATCGAGATCAAGCGGAAACAAGTCGCGGTCGAACATGGCCTTATCGATAAGCCTCACACGATTGTTCCAATCTCGTTTCTTTGGTTGGTTCCTCAGTATGGTCTCCATGGAGTCGCCGAGGCTTTCATGTCCATTGGACATTTAGAGTTCTTCTACGATCAGGTAATGTAACCACACTATACAAGCAGAGAGTTAGTTAGGAGTATAACTAACTcactaactaactaactaactaactaactaacttTTATAACTGAATAACTAACGATTTAATCACTCATTTGATATCAGGCGCCGGAGAGTATGAGGAGCACGGCGACGGCACTTTTTTGGATGGCGATATCGATAGGAAACTATACGAGTACTTTGCTAGTGACTCTGGTTCATAAATTCAGTGCTAAACCGGACGGGAGCAATTGGTTACCGGATAACAATTTGAACCGAGGGAGGCTTGAGTATTTTTACTGGTTAATAACTCTGTTACAAGTAGTTAATTTCGTGTATTATCTATGGTGCGCCAAGATTTACACGTATAAACCGGTTCAGGTACATCATAGCAAAGAAGAGAGTAGTAGTCCGGTTAAGGAGGAATTACAATTGTCTACTAAGAGTTTAGTTGATGCATGAGACTTGGGTTTGGATTGTGTAATGTTAAAATTAGTATAGTTTGTAATGTATTTATcaattcaataaaatattatagaaagAATTACTTTGTCGAATAGATTGTGTTCAATACGTTTGCAATCAGATCCAtgattaaaataacaaatgtaatccaaatttaatttgaatctTCACACACATATCATCACTACCGCAAGAAGATGGTATCTCGTAGGGATCAATATAGGAAACGATCGAAGGTGTCTAAGGATACTTTTATTTCCTTCATGTGGACTGGTTCGCTCAAGACTCTTGTtttttcatcttcgtcttcctAGAATCCGCCTTCATCCGTCTTGCATTTGTTTGTCACCGTTGTGATTGTCTTTCGTCGACGACGGTGACAAGCaaacaaagagagaggaagaccatcacaaagaagaagaaagatgaaagaaaaataaacaaataaaaacttaacCAAATCAAAAATTGTTATTCATCATAACCGTACAAGTCCATAACCAATCTAAGAAACTTAAAAACCGGTGTAGGAAAAATaacgatttgattttttttttttttttttataaatctgtGAATTTTCTACTGAAACTCAATTGCAATGTTTACAATAGCTTGGAAAACATGAGATATCCTGTgccacaaaataaaataaaaaacagaggatatcTTGGAAAACACATAGCGAAAAGCAGAACATCTATTCTGATTTTGCTAGGCAAACTTCAACCAGTCTTGCATTAGTTGCTTGAAATTTTTCCTGTGACTCTTTGCAAGGATGGCATCGCGAATCAGTCTTTCTAACTGTTTCAACAGGATGTGTGGCGGCGTTGCTAAGTTGTTGTGAAGACATGCATTTCTCTCGGTCCAAATGGCGTATATGGTTGCATGTGCCACTAGTCGTCTGAGTGTCTGGGTAGACGTCGAATCAGATATGTCCAGCCAGCTTGTAAAAGCATTCCAAGTGTGAAAAACAAACGTATTGTAGCCTAGTCTTCTAGTTACTTCCTGCCATAGGTCTTCACTCAACTCACAAGACAAGAATAAGTGGTCACGTGTTTCAGACTGTGAACCGCAGATGCAACAACTTTCCTCAACTTGCATTCCCTAACTTCCCAATCTTGATCTTGTTGGTATGCGATTTAAATAAGTGATCCACATCATGAAAGCGTGTCTCGGTATCGCACCTTTGAACCACACTTGCTTTGTCCAAATAGGGGGAGTTTGTCGCTGTCTGATAACAAACGGACCTTTGTGTCGTGAGATAGATCTGCAGGAGTTCTGCTTGTGGAGATCTGGCAGGCATGATAGACAAACCTGTATCTGAACACGCTTGGGATACCATTGCTGCTAAAGGAATACCCGTTTGACTAGGACCCGATGGACCAAAGAGCTTGATTAGAGGTCCAAAAGGGGACCAACAGTCATGCCAGAAGCTTGTCCTCTATCCATTACCCACCTCACATCGCAAGAATAGACTAGCAAGAGGAAGTAAGTGTAGAATGGTTTTCCACGTCCAGGAACTCTGCTTTTGCTCGTCAATCTGCCAAAAGACCTCATCTTTTATCTTGTTATTTCGAATCCAATCCGCCCAAAGAGAGTCAGTGACCGTAAGCAACCTCCATATGAGTTTCAGACAAAGAGTTCTGTTCCATTGAGCGAAACACCTGAATCCCAGCCCTCCCTCTGCCTTAGGCAGGCACAGTGTTTGCCATGACACTTTTGCGTTTGGTTTCTTATTGATGTCACCACTCCAAAGGAAGCGAGTGCACATACTTTCAATGATCTTCACACAAACTTTTGGCAAGATGAAAGCAGAAGCCCAAAAATTAAATGTTCCATAAATAACAGAGGCAATCAGTTCCCTTCGACCTGCATATGAGAGAGCTCGAGCAgaccaagaaaaaaatttggagGAAAGGTTGTCTATAAGAGGTCGATAGTCGCATATCATTTCTGTGGGATGGTGTCCAATGTGACTGGTGTTATATATGTTGTTAAGCATTTGAGTGAACACCTCCATCGCTAGAGTGAACATATAGGGAGATATAGCATCCCCTTGCTGTAGTCCCTTTGCTCCCCTAAAGTAACCACAAGATTCACCATTTATCGAGATAGAAAAGCTCGGGGTAGTGATGCACTCtttgatgagattgatgaagTGAGCTGGGAAGCAAAGAGCACATGCCTCTTGCAGTGATACCCTTATGGTTTATCTTTGAACTAATTCCATTGCAAGGAGGACGTTTTCAACAAGGAGTCTACCTGGAATGAATGCAGATTGCGAGTTTGAAATGAGTTCAGGTAGCACATTCTTGAGTCAATTGGCTAAGAGCTTGGACACGACTTTATATATAGTGTTACAACATGCAATGGGTCTAAAGTCGGACATCCTTGATGCCTTTGGAGTTTTTGGGATAAGAGTCAGAATTGTTGAATTCCATTGCTTCAAGATCTTATCAGATTGATAAAACTCCATAACCGCAGCAATGAGATCTGATCCTACCGTGTTCCATTGAGCAGTAAAGAACTCTGCGCAATAACCATCAAGCCCAAGGGCTTTATTTTTTGGCAGAGAAAATAATGCATCTTTTATTTCCACATGTATGAATGGTCGAGATAAGACTTGAATAGCTGTTTCTGAACATCTTTGGGGAACAATAGCAGCTAACTCTTCAACAGAAAGGGAATGAGACTGATCAAGGGTACCAAACAATCTTTGGAAGAAAGCAACTGCAGTCTGCTGAATTCCCTGCTTTGTATCAATAATCTGATTATTATCGTCAGTTAGGAATATGATCACCCTCTTCCAGCCAACATATTCGTGATTTTTGCTTGAGATAGGATTCCTCTGCATTTTCTAGAGTGCACCACTTCATATGAGCTTCCCTGATGGAACCCGGGACGATGGCCAGCATACGGACACGGACGAGGACCAAAGCGCGCAAGGAACCAAGGACGCGAATGCGTCCGGAACTAGACGGCCCTCAACCCAAGCACCGAACCTGATGCTCGGAGCTACAACAAGGAGCCGGACCGCAGCAAGGACCGCAAGGAAGAAGTGCCTCATCTTTGTCCAAGCTTTCGTTCAAGAACAAGAGGCGCTCGATCATGGACCCGACGGACAGCCGATCGAGGCTCTTCTAACGGTCTTCACCATCACCCAAGGGTGAAGACCTCTAAGTCATTAGGGGAAatagtactctttttcccacctTGGGTTTTTCCCGATGGGTTTACCAAGGGGGTTTTAATGAGGCTATGATCTCTAGTGCATGGCCATGACCAAGGACCACTTCGGCCACATGTCCATTCTATCCTTAGTTTAATTTTGCTTATGACCGTtgtcttttaaaactatttccTGGATGCTGTGTTTTAGTTTTACCCACGTTTTAAGGGTTTTGAGAGTCCCCTTATGTAAGCCACCCTATATAAAGGGCCTAGACCTTATCATGTAAAGGGAGacaatcatttttaaaaaacaaagttatCTCTTTTCTCTCGTTTTCAGTGATTGAGACGAAACCCTAGAAGCTGCACGAACCGGGTTCGTTAGCTCCTAGCTTAGCCGTATCACAAGGAGAGCCATCCCTCGTGTGTCGCTACCTCATTCCACATCTATCCCCTGTCCGTCGAGAGATTAGCGAGTCAAGCATCTCTTCGCAAACCTCTTCTGCTTGTTTCTTATTGTCCTTGGTTACCGTCTCTGATCTCACGTCACTCCGTCCGCTGTTCTGCTTCAATTCGCGTCCATTCTCGTCCCCAACCGAACCGCTCCTCCGATCCGCTCNCCGAACTGCTCCTCCGATCCGCTCCGCTGTAACCTTCGTCCGTACGTCCATGAACCACGTCCGTAGTCTGGGGTcacatcagttggtatcagagccgaaggTTCCTCACAAGGATGTATCTTTCCTCTCTTTACGTTTTCTATAAGTAATAGATTGAGTCTTGGTTCGTTTGTTTATAGTGTGCTCTTGTTGAGTCTTTGATGTTCTTGAGTTGTTCTTCGCTATTCTTAGCTTAGATCCAAAAAGgttatgttcttttgttttgtctttgttagTGGTAGCCTAAAAACCACGTGTAGCGTCTAGAGTCCCACCGCGTGTGgtccttcttttgttttgaacttAGGTTGTCTTGTTGTGCTTTTGCTTTACCTTTTTGAATCATTAGCTGCCCAAGGTCTGTCTATTTGTGTCGATCCCAACAAACAGAGAATCCACGCGTTCATCTTTGTGTAGGGTCTGCTCGAACAGCCACGCGTCACGGATCGTCCAACGTTACCGTTTGCCACCGTTCGATATAGCCGTACACCGAAAGACTTATCGACCGCAGTCGTACCCACCACTGTCCGCCGTTGGTTTCATTTCTCTAATCAGCCTCTCCGTAGGCCACCGTCCAATCAATACCTGACCGCCGTCCGTACCGCAACCGCCCTCCGTACTGCAACTGCCGTCCATACCGCAACCGCCGTCCGTACCGCCAGCACTGACCATACCGCGATTGCCGTCCATACCGCACCCACCGACCGTACGGAAGTCATGGCCGAGCAACCTGGAGAGCCGCTTCCACCCCTGGAGATCGGAGCGGTCTTAGCTGAAATCCAGGCTCAACTACCCCAACTAGGAGACCGAATCCAACAGATAGAGGGCGGACATCGTCAACCTGCGGTTCGAGGTCCACCAGTTCAGGACCGCCAACGACGCTATGATCCGGATCCAGGAGGGACgtccgaagaagaagatggtccACTCTACCAAAGGAGACGCCATCGACGTATGGACGAGCTTGAGGACGATCAACCCTACCGTCTGGTTGAACCGGGTCACAAACTCACGGCCCCAACGTTTGCCGGAAAGGTTGATCCGGAAGCTTACCTCAACTGGGAGGAGAGGATGGATCATATATTCGCCTGCTATAACTATCCCGAACCCAAGAAGATCGCCTATGCAGCCGCCCAGTTTATGGACCACGCCCTTAAGTGGTAGGACCGTACCGAAGCTGACCGAAGAAGGAACAGCAAACGAGCCTTACCGCACTGGGAGGCCATGAAGAACGAGATGAGACGCCGGTACGTGCCGCCATTGTACCACTGCGAGCTCCAGCGAAGGTTCCGTAAGCTGTCCCAAGGAGCCAAGAGCGTTGAGGACTACTATGAAGAGTTCGAACATCTTCGCAACCGGCTGGAGGTCGAAGATACCGAAGAAGGATTGATGGCCCAGTTCTTGGACAGCCTACAGGACCGCATTGCGCGGAAGGTGGAACGCTTAACGTACAATTCGTTCGATGATCTTTTGCACCTCGCGATGCAAGTCGAACAGCAGATCAAAAGAAAGGCCAGCACCATCAACCGCCCGAGGGTCCCAGGGTCGAAGCCACTACGTCCAAGATTGTCCCAATCCGCATACCATGACTATGACCGCATCGGGAGAAATCGAGTCAGAGGACGATGACGGACCTGACGAGCCGAACGACGCTAAGGAGGTCGAGGAAGCCGTAGCTGAACCGGATGAAAGGGAGCTACTTATGATCCGGCGGGTCCTCAACACTAGCTAGTCTCCGGACGATACGCACCAGCAGGACAACATCTTCTACACGTgatgcactgtaagtgggaaggtttgtggcttgatcatCGATGGTGGATCTTGCACCAACGTGGCAAGTTCCTACATGGTCAAGAAACTTGCTTTTAGTACCACAAACCATCCTAAACCCTACAAACTCAAATGGTTGAATGACAAGGCCGTGGTCCAAGTCACCGAACAGGTCACGGTCCCGTTTAGTGTAGGCCCCTACAAAGACCAAGTCTTATGTGACGTGGTTCtgatgcaagctagccacctccttTTGGGGCGTCCTTGGCAGTTTGACAAGCGGACCTCTCACTGTGGCCACACCAACCAATACTCCTTTGTGCATGACAACAAGCGTATTTTCCTAAAACCATTGAGTCCCACACAAGTTTGTGAGCTACAATCGAAACTGTCTAAGGAATCGAGTACTAAAATGAAATTCTTGATTAATGCTAGTACGGTTAGGAGATCACTTAGTAACTCCACTTGTCAAGACTTATTGATGGTCTTTAAGGATGTTGTGAGTATAGGTACGGAGCAGGACGCCGTCTCGGCCATGATCAGACCGCTCCTACAACGGTACCAGGATGTGTTTCCGGATGAATTGCCGCACGGTCTACCACCACTTCGCGGCATTGAGCATCAGATCGACCTCT is a genomic window containing:
- the LOC104750675 gene encoding protein NRT1/ PTR FAMILY 3.1, which encodes MEEEQSKNKISEEEKALHGRRTRPKGGMITMPFIFANEICEKLAVVGFHANMISYLTTQLHLPLTKAANTLTNFAGTSSLTPLIGAFVADSFAGRFWTITFSSIIYQIGMTLLTVSAIVPTLRPPPCHGEEVCVVADTAQLSILYVALLLGALGSGGIRPCVVAFGADQFDESDPNQTTKTWKYFNWYYFIMGAAVLLAVTVLVWIQDNVGWGLGLGIPTVAMFLSVIAFAGGFKLYRHLVPAGSPFTRLIQVGVAAFRKRKLRMVSDPSLLYSNDEIDAPISLDGKLTHTKHMSFLDKAAIVTEQDNMKPGQIPNYWRLSTVHRIEELKSVIRMGPIGASGILLITAYAQQGTFSLQQAKTMNRHLTKSFQIPAGSMSVFTTVAMLSTIIFYDRVFVKVIRKFTGRERGITYLTRMGIGFVISIIATLVAGFIEIKRKQVAVEHGLIDKPHTIVPISFLWLVPQYGLHGVAEAFMSIGHLEFFYDQAPESMRSTATALFWMAISIGNYTSTLLVTLVHKFSAKPDGSNWLPDNNLNRGRLEYFYWLITLLQVVNFVYYLWCAKIYTYKPVQVHHSKEESSSPVKEELQLSTKSLVDA